GGACTATTGAACTGTTCAGACAGTCAGTAACTGTTACAGTGATGTTACAGTTTCCCAAACTCCATGCTCGGGACTCcaagggtgcacgttttggtttttgcccaaaCACTACAAAGCTTGATggttagttgattatttgaataagCGGTGTAGTGCTTAGGAAAGAAAGGAAACCCCGGGGTCctgaggactgagtttgggaaaccctgagtTACAGTGGTAATAAGTTAAAATGGGGAGTCCAGGTCCTTCAGTTCCAACAGGTACTTGCTAAGTGCCTTCTCAGAAGCCCAGCACCCTACAGCCATGGAGCCCTTCAGGAGCCACTTAAGCAGTCCCACAGTGACCCCTGGAGAGACAAGGGGAGCCAGAGTCTTGACCCCCACCATAGGGGCCACCATTTGGGGCAGGCTGAGGGCCACACTGCCCAGGGCCCCGACAGCGTTTCCCGCAAACAGACACACGGTGAGCGAGCAGGAGACGGCAGAGAGCGCCAGACAGCGTGACATCAGCATCAACTCGTCCGCTGACAGCCAATCGCAGAGCACCGGGAGGAGAGCTGAGCCAATAAGGAGGGTGTTGGCTGTGGTGCGGTCTTCGCTGAGCCACAGGAAGCCGAAGGAGACTAGCGGTGGAGCCAGGACCTCGCCGGCCCACTCCAGGTCCCCCTGTACAGAGGTCAGGTATGGGCTGAAGGAGACAGGCAGGGTGCAGAGGCCTGAGGAGAGACCGAGCAGAAAGAAACCCACTGCTGGAGCTCTGTGGTCctacgagagaaagagggagatgagggaacatTCAGGGTGAGCAGAAAGAAACCCACTGCTGGAGCTCTGTGGTCctacgagagaaagagggagatgagggaacagTCAGGGTGAGCAGAAAGAAACCCACCGCTGGAGCTCTGTGGTCctacgagagaaagagggagatgagggaacagTCAGGGTGAGGAGAAAGAAACCCACTGCTGGAGCTCTGTGGTTctacgagagaaagagggaacagTCAGGGTGAGCAGAAAGAAACCCACTGCTGGAGCTCTGTGGTCctacgagagaaagagggagatgagggaacagTCAGGGTGAGGAGAAAGAAACCCACTTCTGGAGCTCTGTGGTCctacgagagaaagagggagatgagggaacagTCAGGGTGAGGAGAAAGAAACCCACTGCTGGAGCTCTGTGGTCctacgagagaaagagggagatgagggaacagTCAGGGTGAGCAGAAAGAAACCCACTGCTGGAGCTCTGTGGTCctacgagagaaagagggagatgagggaacagTCAGGGTGAGCAGAAAGAAACCCACTGCTGGAGCTCTGTGGTCctacgagagaaagagggagatgagggaacagTCAGGGTGAGGAGAAAGAAACCCACTGCTGGAGCTCTGTGGTTCTACGAGAAAGAGGGGAACAGTCAGGGTGAGCAGAAAGAAACCCACTGCTGGAGCTCTGTGGTCctacgagagaaagagggagatgagggaacagTCAGGGTGAGGAGAAAGAAACCCACTTCTGGAGCTCTGTGGTCCtacgagagaaagaggaggatgaggaacaGTCAGGGTGAGGAGAAAGAAACCCACTGGGCTGGAGCTCTGTGGTCctacgagagaaagagggagatgaggaacagTCAGGGTGAGCAGAAAGAAACCCACTGCTGGAGCTCTGTGGTCCCACGAGAAAGAGAAATGAGGGAACAGTCAGTGAGCAGAAAGAAACCCCACTGCTGGAGCTCTGTGGTCctacgagagaaagagggagatgagggaacagTCAGGGTGAGCAGAAAGAAACCCACTGCTGGAGCTCtgtggagagagaaaagagaacgGAACAGTCAGGGTGAGCAGAAAGAAACCCACTCGCTGGAGCCTGTGGTCctacgagagaaagagggagatgagggaacatTCAGGGTGAGAAAGAAACCCACTGCTGGAGCTCTGTGGTCCcacgagaaagagggagatgagggaacagTCAGGTGAGCAGAAAGAAACCCACCGCTGAGCTCTGTGGTCctacgagagaaagagggagatgagggaacagTCAGGGTGAGGAGAAAGAAACCCACTGTGGTCCTACGAGAGAAAGAGGAACAGTCAGGGGTGAGCAGAAAGAAACCCACTGCTGAGCTCTGTGGTCctacgagagaaagagggagatgagggaacagTCAGGGTGAGGAGAAAGAAACCCACTGCTGGAGCTCTGTGGTCCTacgagagaaaaagagggagatgagggaacagTCAGGGTGAGCAGAAAGAAACCCACTGCTGGAGCTCTGTGGTCCtacgagagaaagaggggagatgagggaacaGTCAGGGGTGAGGAGAAAGAAACCCACTGCTGAGCTTCCTCTGTGGTCctacgagagaaagagggagatgagggaacagTCAGGGTGAGGAGAAAGAACCAGTCATGACAAATAATCAGTGGCAAAGGGGTTGAGAATGGTTTAATGGTACACAAGAGTTACCTCAAGTGTCTCACTCAGGTGAACACCAATATATCCCAAAATTACCTTGAAGAGCTGATATGCTGTGTACAGGGCAGAGACGGACAGTGTGACGTTGGAACATGCTGTGATCAACTCTGTCAGACAGCCTGCCATTGGTCTTGACTCAAATCCAAAGCTACAGTTGGAGGATCACTGTTCATTTGATATGAAGAGACTGAGGGATTTGTGAAAGAGAAGAAGTTTTCAGATATCTGCAAGTAAACTGTTGAATACAATACCAAAGTTGAGAAAATACTGTTGAAAGTAAGCTAGTAGTCTTGTCTTGCACCATAGCTATGTGTACAGTGTTAACATTCTAAACAGCTATGTTTCAGGTAAGTAGCCACGTTTAGAATGACCAAAGGCAAGACTGAAACTCATATGTGAGCTTAAAAAATATCTGTTAACATTCAACATTACCTGTCTCTGTTCCGCTTGTTTGAACACGTGAGACAAGCAGTACCAGGATGTGGGCgttcccagaccgtaaacaactGCGCATGCTCGGCTCGGCTTCCACCAAATTGGAAAATATGGCGGCGCTGTTGACAACAGTAACAGAGCAGTGGATACGAGAGAAGGTACATCTAAATCACCATTGCCTTGGTAATATATTTGACACTTAAATTATAGCTTGTAAGTTGGTAGCCTAGATGTATGATTAGTTTGATTTAAAACCAGTTTTAAACTTCCATTAATAGCTAATTAACGCACAGAGACTTTGCTTAGTGCTAACGTTAGCTCGCCTGCTAGGCTAGCTGACAAAACAGTGTTTTGAATTTGTCTGGCCACAGGTAGCTATCTAGTGAAAGATGGACAACGTTACCATGGGTCTACAACTACCCAAGTACTCTACTTTGATTGCTGGCTACTAACATTCATGACCACTTTACAGCAGATGTGAGATCACTGAGCCTCCCAGGATCATACAAGGAGAAAATCAGGCATCTGGGAATCTCACTAAAGAACTTTGTCCGTTTGAAAACACTGAACCTCTCCTGTAATGCACTAATCTCTGTCGAGGTGAGATGTCTATCAACAGacaaatgtatatacagtacatggtgAAATGGTGACTGAAGTCTgagtgtgtagatgtgtagatcTGATTGCGTCCACAATGGTACGCTATTACatattattccctatatagtgcactacttctaaccaCTGTTTTGggcaaaagtagttcactatgtagggaatagggcacaaTTTGGGACATACACTGAATGTGTAAGTCACATTTGTTTGagtgggtataatttgtggaacgttccaacaggaatctggTTTCCAACAAACAACGCATAGTAATACAAAGTAACATGATAGAGTCACCTCGCTAACTAGCTGccgaataggcatcaactcaccacgtagcttatTCTTCATGTTTGTCCATAGGCTACCAGAGTGAGGACAGACATTTTTTGGTGAGGTGATTTAAAAATGTAATGAAATAGCCCATTCCCTACCCTTTATCTTAATCTGCCTCTATACAACTTTGTATGTgttgtttgttggcaaccttgttATTTACTAAGTTCttggaacagattcctgttggaatgttccacaaattataccccccccccctcctattTGTTTATTTCTATGTTTGTTCATCTATAGGGGGTCCAACACTTGAAGAGGCTGGAGAGGCTGAACTTGTACTACAACAACATTCCCTCCCTTCAGGAGGTCAAAGTGCTCTGGCAGCTGACTgctctgagagagctggacctgaggcTCAACCCTCTGGCTAAAACAGATCCACACTACCGCCTGTACTTTGTGCACGCACTGTCCAACCTTCGCAGGCTTGGTACCTATAGCTACCATATGTTCATTGTGGGTCCGATTGGCTGTCCAATTACTTTGCTGTTAGATAGTTCTTCTTACCAATCTGACATTTGATGTTTGTTTtatattgttttttttcttcctgtaGATGACTGTCCAGTCAGGGACAGTGAGAGAAGAGCTTCAATCATGCATTTCTCCTCAGACTCTGTGCTCCGACCCCAACAGACAAGCTCCTCGGAGACAGACATCACTGATCAGAGGTACTGTACACTACAGTATTAGACAGACATCACTGACCAGaggtactgtactctacagtattAGACAGGCATCACTGACCAGaggtactgtactctacagtgtTAGACAGACATCACTGACCAGaggtactgtactctacagtgtTAGACAGACATCACTGACCAGaggtactgtactctacagtattAGACAGGCATCACTGACCAGaggtactgtactctacagtgtTAATACACCAGCTTGCTAATGTCAGGAGGTCTTGTTTGCACACCAAGGTCTCTTGTCTGCATTAGATATTGATTTGTATTATTAGAAAACACCCAGAAAGACAAACTTCAGAtttcattttatttaactagtaaGCTGTTCTTTTGTGTCATTGTTTCCAATAGTGTGTACAGTGACGTTACAGTGTTATAGATTGTATTATACAATATTCTTCTAGTAGTGCTATGTTATGACGTAATGCGTGTTTGATTGGTGTGTTCCAGGAGCAGTAAGTTGAGGATGGCCTCAGTAAATCGCCTGGCCAAGAAGCTCTCTGTCCTGGATGACAACGATGACATAGTGTTGAACCTTGTCGCTAAGAGCAACTGGGACCAAAGTGAACCTCTGTTCCTGACTGGCTCTTCCCACAAGGAGTCAGAGTCCCAGCTTTAtcatcagatcagagaggagTGTGAGTTTATGTTGTTTGATCACAGAATACTACATCATTATTTTAATAATGACAAATGACAGTATGAAGTGGTATTAGAGTGTGATGTACACCATGACTGTTAATGTAGGGACAGTCCACCAGGGGGAGACAAATGTTCTTATTTTTTCCCTAGGAACATGGGGAATTTAGCTCATTTATGGCAAGATTTCAGAGATTTAACCTTAATTGATTTCATTCAGTACTTGATGAAATGTATGTTTAACTAGTTACATTTACGGTCTACCTTTTTTCAAGTGAGCAAACAAGCCTTCAGTATAAAATgcatgttttattttcattatgATCAGCTTGTCATTCCCAGTCCAATGGTCAACGTTTAAGAGAAGGATCTCAAGCGAAAGGTTCTTCCTCCTCGTTGAAAACGTCAGAGGGGCCGAGGGTAACCTTTAACCCGCAGAGAAGCACAGCGGGACTAGCTCTggatgggaggagcgagagaaactccccaaacaccTGAGAGTCACGGCCAAGGGCCACTTCACCCCTCACCCTGGTGAGGTGACACTGAATATCCTCTCTGTCACCGCCACAAATCAGATGGCATGAATGGCCTAATACAACATTCTGAGTGTTTTGCACTGGTTTCCTCTTCCT
This genomic interval from Oncorhynchus nerka isolate Pitt River unplaced genomic scaffold, Oner_Uvic_2.0 unplaced_scaffold_4117, whole genome shotgun sequence contains the following:
- the LOC115118842 gene encoding transmembrane protein 276-like; protein product: MAGCLTELITACSNVTLSVSALYTAYQLFKDHRAPAVGFFLLGLSSGLCTLPVSFSPYLTSVQGDLEWAGEVLAPPLVSFGFLWLSEDRTTANTLLIGSALLPVLCDWLSADELMLMSRCLALSAVSCSLTVCLFAGNAVGALGSVALSLPQMVAPMVGVKTLAPLVSPGVTVGLLKWLLKGSMAVGCWASEKALSKYLLELKDLDSPF
- the LOC135566580 gene encoding LOW QUALITY PROTEIN: centrosomal protein of 72 kDa-like (The sequence of the model RefSeq protein was modified relative to this genomic sequence to represent the inferred CDS: inserted 1 base in 1 codon) → MAALLTTVTEQWIREKVHLNHHCLADVRSLSLPGSYKEKIRHLGISLKNFVRLKTLNLSCNALISVEGVQHLKRLERLNLYYNNIPSLQEVKVLWQLTALRELDLRLNPLAKTDPHYRLYFVHALSNLRRLDDCPVRDSERRASIMHFSSDSVLRPQQTSSSETDITDQRSSKLRMASVNRLAKKLSVLDDNDDIVLNLVAKSNWDQSEPLFLTGSSHKESESQLYHQIREESCHSQSNGQRLREGSQAKGSSSSLKTSEGPRVTFNPXEKHSGTSSGWEEREKLPKHLRVTAKGHFTPHPGEVTLNILSVTATNQMA